A window from Sinanaerobacter sp. ZZT-01 encodes these proteins:
- a CDS encoding anaerobic ribonucleoside-triphosphate reductase activating protein — protein sequence MKIAGILKASLIDYPGKTSAVCFLGGCNFHCGYCHNPEIVHCSKSQINDEELFHFLEKRRRFLDAVCISGGEPTLQEELYFFASRIKEMGYFIKLDTNGSNPELLKLLAKNNLLDYVAMDVKAPLNRYNDVVCVKADQSAIRESMDFLLAGSIPYEFRTTICKELLTFEDLTIMSDELSGAKRWYLQTFQKQGDLLNASASFSAYSEEEMKHFAMKLNEMMKIKLCAEGAATAREGSTCVSVR from the coding sequence ATGAAGATTGCAGGAATTCTGAAAGCATCATTAATTGATTATCCGGGAAAGACATCTGCCGTATGTTTCTTAGGTGGATGTAATTTCCATTGTGGTTACTGCCATAATCCGGAAATCGTGCATTGCAGTAAATCACAGATAAATGATGAAGAGCTTTTTCATTTCTTGGAGAAAAGAAGGCGGTTTTTGGATGCAGTTTGTATCTCGGGCGGGGAACCGACTTTGCAGGAAGAATTGTATTTCTTCGCATCGAGAATAAAAGAGATGGGGTATTTTATTAAGCTGGATACAAACGGAAGTAACCCGGAACTCTTAAAACTTTTGGCAAAAAATAATCTATTGGATTATGTAGCGATGGATGTAAAGGCACCATTAAATCGGTATAATGACGTCGTATGCGTAAAGGCAGACCAGAGTGCGATTCGTGAAAGTATGGATTTCCTTTTAGCAGGAAGCATTCCTTACGAATTTCGTACGACTATTTGCAAAGAACTGCTTACCTTTGAAGATTTGACTATTATGAGTGATGAATTGTCCGGTGCAAAGCGATGGTATTTGCAAACTTTTCAAAAGCAGGGTGACTTATTAAATGCTTCTGCATCATTTTCTGCTTATTCCGAGGAGGAAATGAAACACTTTGCAATGAAATTGAATGAAATGATGAAAATTAAATTATGCGCAGAAGGCGCAGCAACTGCAAGAGAGGGAAGTACATGCGTCAGCGTAAGGTAA
- the hisC gene encoding histidinol-phosphate transaminase produces MSRFLSRRFQEIEPYTPGEQPQDMQYIKLNTNENPYAPSSKVLRAINTEALENLRLYSDPEIKELTSTISEYYGVNPNQVFVGNGSDEILAFAFQAFHDEKQEVCFPEITYGFYQVFSELYQVPNRKIPLTKEFQINIEDYLGCKKNIILANPNAPTGICLPLSDIEEILKSNPEQLVMIDEAYIDFGGESCIPLLKKYDNLLVIQTFSKSRNLAGARIGFAVASKEVIEDLNKIKFSFNPYNVNRLSMVLGKAAMEDEDYFRQCTNEIIHTREKISMGLKTLGFEVLPSKANFIFARHPQIKGCDYFKKLREKGILVRHWADTPITDFVRITIGTYEQMTSFYQVTKQILER; encoded by the coding sequence ATGAGTCGGTTTTTAAGCAGAAGATTTCAGGAAATAGAGCCCTATACACCGGGCGAGCAGCCGCAGGACATGCAGTATATTAAGCTGAATACAAATGAAAATCCTTACGCACCAAGCTCGAAGGTACTGAGAGCAATCAATACCGAGGCTTTAGAAAATTTACGTCTTTATTCGGATCCGGAGATTAAGGAGTTGACGAGTACAATTTCTGAATATTATGGTGTGAATCCAAATCAAGTATTTGTCGGAAATGGTTCGGATGAAATATTGGCTTTTGCTTTTCAAGCCTTTCATGATGAGAAGCAGGAAGTGTGTTTTCCTGAAATTACTTATGGCTTTTATCAGGTGTTTTCCGAATTATATCAAGTACCGAACAGGAAAATTCCTCTGACAAAAGAATTTCAAATCAATATCGAAGATTATTTAGGATGTAAAAAAAATATTATTTTAGCGAATCCAAATGCACCGACCGGCATTTGTCTGCCGCTTTCGGATATTGAAGAAATTTTAAAATCAAATCCGGAACAATTGGTTATGATTGATGAAGCATACATCGACTTTGGTGGAGAGAGCTGTATTCCTCTGCTAAAAAAATATGATAATCTATTGGTTATACAGACATTTTCTAAGTCCAGAAACTTAGCCGGTGCCCGCATTGGATTTGCAGTTGCCTCAAAAGAGGTTATTGAGGATTTAAACAAGATAAAGTTCAGCTTCAATCCGTATAATGTCAATCGCTTGTCAATGGTGCTGGGTAAAGCAGCAATGGAGGATGAAGACTATTTCAGACAGTGTACCAATGAAATCATACATACGAGAGAGAAGATTTCAATGGGGTTAAAAACGCTGGGATTTGAAGTCCTACCATCGAAAGCCAACTTCATATTTGCAAGGCATCCCCAAATAAAAGGGTGTGACTATTTTAAAAAATTGAGGGAGAAGGGAATACTGGTGAGACATTGGGCAGATACGCCGATTACCGATTTTGTGCGGATTACCATAGGAACCTATGAGCAGATGACATCTTTCTACCAAGTAACGAAGCAAATTTTAGAAAGATAA
- the trmB gene encoding tRNA (guanosine(46)-N7)-methyltransferase TrmB — protein sequence MRQRKVKNEEEKIESFCNYVIKDAKVHKGNWKEVFQNNNPIYLEVGCGKGQFITTLAKCNPHCNYIAVEGAGSVVLRALEKAAEAELKNIKFITNYVNDMTDYFERELDGIYLNFSDPWPKDRHAKRRLTHTRYIKSYKEVLKRGAGIEFKTDNDALFTFSTEEFLKNDMELIEYTDDLHMTDFTARLVTTEYENKFSKIGKNIHYLKAMSPK from the coding sequence ATGCGTCAGCGTAAGGTAAAAAATGAAGAAGAAAAAATAGAATCTTTCTGTAATTATGTCATAAAGGATGCAAAAGTTCATAAAGGGAATTGGAAAGAAGTGTTTCAGAATAATAACCCCATTTACCTTGAAGTTGGCTGCGGAAAAGGACAGTTTATTACAACATTAGCAAAATGCAATCCGCATTGTAACTATATTGCGGTGGAGGGTGCGGGAAGTGTTGTTTTACGAGCTTTAGAAAAAGCTGCAGAAGCAGAATTAAAAAACATAAAATTCATTACGAATTACGTGAATGACATGACTGATTATTTTGAAAGAGAATTGGATGGAATTTATCTTAATTTCAGTGACCCGTGGCCAAAGGATCGCCATGCAAAACGACGCTTGACACATACTCGTTATATTAAGAGCTATAAAGAAGTCTTAAAGCGGGGAGCTGGCATTGAATTTAAGACGGATAATGATGCTCTGTTTACATTTTCAACAGAAGAATTTCTGAAAAATGATATGGAGCTTATAGAATATACCGATGATTTGCATATGACTGATTTCACTGCGAGGTTGGTCACAACGGAGTATGAAAATAAATTTAGTAAAATCGGAAAGAACATTCATTATCTAAAAGCGATGTCCCCAAAATAG
- the hisA gene encoding 1-(5-phosphoribosyl)-5-[(5-phosphoribosylamino)methylideneamino]imidazole-4-carboxamide isomerase, with amino-acid sequence MDIFAAIDIYNGEAVRLFQGDYQRMTVYGKDPVAVAKSLKEKGATHLHIVDLDGAKDGTLAHFDTIAEIVKIGGIFVQVGGGIRDEERILRYLELGVNRVVLGTAAATNQPFLKEMLKKYGEKIAVSVDVKDGMVAIRGWKEMTNTDGIDFCKELSAIGVQTVIYTDISKDGMLEGTNMEVYEELSKIEGLNVIASGGISFILELMQLKEFVSAAIVGKALYTGAIKLEEAMQLI; translated from the coding sequence ATGGATATTTTTGCTGCAATTGATATTTATAATGGAGAAGCAGTACGCTTATTTCAAGGGGACTACCAAAGGATGACGGTATATGGAAAAGATCCGGTTGCGGTTGCAAAGAGTTTAAAAGAAAAGGGAGCAACTCATTTACATATTGTAGATCTAGATGGAGCAAAGGACGGGACCTTAGCACATTTTGATACGATAGCGGAAATTGTAAAAATCGGAGGTATTTTTGTACAGGTAGGAGGCGGCATTCGAGATGAAGAACGCATTTTGCGTTACTTGGAATTAGGCGTTAATCGAGTTGTTTTGGGTACAGCGGCTGCTACCAATCAGCCATTCTTAAAAGAAATGCTTAAAAAATATGGAGAAAAAATTGCAGTCAGTGTAGACGTTAAGGATGGTATGGTTGCCATTCGTGGATGGAAAGAGATGACGAATACAGACGGCATTGATTTTTGCAAAGAACTATCTGCAATCGGAGTCCAAACAGTAATCTACACAGATATTTCTAAAGATGGAATGCTAGAAGGGACGAATATGGAGGTCTATGAAGAACTTTCTAAAATAGAGGGACTTAATGTGATTGCGTCCGGAGGAATCAGTTTTATCTTAGAGCTGATGCAGCTGAAAGAGTTCGTTTCTGCGGCAATTGTCGGGAAGGCACTTTATACGGGAGCGATTAAATTGGAAGAAGCAATGCAATTAATCTAA
- a CDS encoding ATP phosphoribosyltransferase regulatory subunit — protein sequence MKLQMKSLKPEEAITLQLRCLYELYGYKKYRMGRFEEYSLYAMNKRFLASENVITFTDLDGKLLALKPDVTLSIVKNTKATKKNTEKLYYIENVYRESKESHTYKEISQMGLEIIGRVDRYAVIEILLMAEKSLNAISTNYILSISHMDFVLGFLEELNLDEEQKKRILQCIRSKNKGELLVAGRDAKLNEEELKILDKILSLCGNFAEILGKAKEIAVNGVMKETLKELESFYQVLRTLNCGKKMQLDFTMINEIDYYNGIIFQGYVEGLPRSVLAGGEYSAMMEKMGKDAEALGFALYLSELQYLPLESSVYDVEAMVLYEKGSDDAKLAAQVKKLTKEGNRVRAAETIPKGLRYEKLYRFTQEGLREEQEEC from the coding sequence ATGAAACTCCAAATGAAATCATTAAAGCCAGAGGAAGCGATTACCTTACAGTTACGTTGTCTCTATGAATTATATGGATATAAAAAATATCGAATGGGACGCTTCGAAGAGTATAGTTTGTACGCAATGAATAAGCGTTTTTTAGCAAGTGAAAATGTGATCACATTTACAGATTTAGATGGTAAACTTTTAGCATTAAAGCCGGACGTGACACTGAGCATCGTCAAAAACACGAAAGCAACTAAAAAAAATACCGAAAAACTATATTATATTGAAAATGTATATCGTGAGAGTAAGGAAAGCCATACGTATAAAGAAATCAGCCAAATGGGTTTGGAAATAATTGGTAGAGTAGACCGCTATGCAGTCATTGAGATTTTGTTGATGGCAGAAAAGAGTTTAAATGCAATCAGCACAAACTACATACTTTCTATATCACATATGGATTTTGTATTGGGTTTTCTTGAAGAATTGAATTTGGACGAAGAGCAAAAAAAACGGATTCTTCAATGTATTCGAAGCAAAAACAAAGGTGAATTGCTTGTGGCGGGAAGAGATGCAAAGCTCAATGAAGAAGAGCTGAAGATACTGGATAAAATTCTTTCTTTATGCGGAAATTTTGCGGAAATATTAGGCAAAGCAAAGGAGATCGCAGTAAATGGTGTGATGAAAGAGACTTTAAAAGAATTGGAATCTTTTTATCAAGTACTTCGAACTTTGAATTGTGGAAAAAAAATGCAACTAGATTTTACAATGATTAATGAAATCGATTATTATAATGGAATTATTTTTCAAGGATATGTGGAAGGACTTCCAAGAAGTGTTTTAGCAGGAGGAGAATATTCTGCAATGATGGAGAAAATGGGGAAAGATGCGGAAGCTTTAGGATTTGCTTTGTATCTCAGTGAATTGCAGTATTTACCGTTGGAATCGTCCGTTTATGACGTTGAGGCTATGGTGCTTTATGAAAAAGGAAGCGACGATGCAAAGCTTGCAGCACAAGTAAAAAAATTAACAAAAGAAGGCAATCGTGTAAGGGCGGCAGAAACCATTCCAAAAGGGTTGCGATATGAAAAATTGTATCGTTTTACGCAGGAAGGGTTAAGAGAGGAGCAGGAAGAATGTTAA
- the hisD gene encoding histidinol dehydrogenase, which yields MIAIYESDKIKLSDILDRERKQSENVSEIVDEILCKVRAEKDAALFAYEKQFDHVALDCLEISKQEIKEALIRIDPDFRVTLEAACENIRNFHKHQLRNGFLISEKNGVVLGQKITPIERAGIYVPGGTASYPSSVLMNAIPAKLAGVEEIIMVTPPDRNGNIADNILAAANIAGVTRIFKIGGAQAIAALAYGTESVPKVDKIVGPGNIFVATAKSKVYGKVDIDMIAGPSEILVLADGTCNPSFVAADLLSQAEHDPLASAVLVTDSRELAEKVQREIEQQLSLLSRGNIARESIHNNGKIILASSLSEAVEIANNIAPEHLEVCVDDPFSLLSEVKNAGSIFLGKYAPEALGDYFAGSNHILPTSGTARFSSPLSVDDFIKKSSFIYYTKDALREVKDRVADFAEREGLGAHAKSITIRFEEE from the coding sequence ATGATTGCAATCTATGAAAGTGATAAAATAAAGCTAAGCGATATACTGGACCGCGAAAGAAAGCAAAGTGAGAATGTATCGGAAATTGTAGATGAGATTTTGTGTAAGGTTCGTGCGGAAAAGGATGCGGCTCTTTTTGCGTATGAGAAGCAATTTGATCATGTTGCTTTGGACTGCTTAGAAATAAGCAAACAGGAAATTAAAGAAGCATTAATTCGAATTGATCCAGATTTTCGAGTTACTTTAGAGGCGGCGTGTGAAAACATTAGAAATTTCCACAAACATCAGCTTCGAAATGGTTTTCTTATAAGCGAAAAAAATGGAGTAGTTTTAGGTCAAAAAATAACTCCAATTGAAAGAGCAGGTATCTATGTGCCGGGAGGGACGGCATCATACCCTAGCAGCGTACTTATGAATGCGATACCTGCAAAGCTTGCGGGAGTGGAAGAAATTATTATGGTAACACCTCCGGATCGGAATGGAAACATTGCGGATAACATTTTAGCAGCAGCCAATATCGCAGGCGTTACAAGAATCTTTAAAATCGGAGGGGCACAAGCGATTGCGGCTTTGGCCTACGGGACGGAAAGCGTGCCAAAGGTTGATAAGATTGTAGGACCGGGAAATATTTTTGTAGCGACTGCAAAAAGTAAAGTATATGGTAAAGTTGACATTGACATGATTGCAGGTCCCAGTGAAATCCTTGTGCTGGCAGACGGAACGTGTAATCCAAGCTTTGTGGCGGCAGATTTACTGAGTCAAGCAGAGCATGATCCGCTTGCGAGTGCAGTTTTGGTGACAGATAGCAGAGAACTGGCAGAAAAAGTGCAAAGGGAGATTGAACAGCAGCTTTCTCTGCTTTCCAGGGGGAACATTGCAAGAGAAAGTATTCACAATAATGGAAAAATCATTTTGGCTTCCAGCTTAAGCGAAGCGGTTGAAATTGCGAATAACATTGCGCCAGAGCATTTGGAAGTTTGTGTGGATGATCCGTTTTCTTTGCTTTCGGAGGTGAAGAATGCAGGTTCGATTTTTCTCGGAAAGTATGCGCCAGAGGCATTAGGAGATTATTTTGCAGGATCTAATCACATCCTGCCTACAAGCGGAACCGCACGGTTTTCCAGCCCACTAAGTGTCGATGATTTTATTAAAAAATCCAGCTTTATATATTATACGAAAGATGCGTTAAGAGAAGTAAAGGATCGGGTTGCAGATTTTGCAGAAAGAGAAGGCCTAGGTGCACATGCAAAAAGTATTACTATCCGATTTGAGGAGGAGTAA
- a CDS encoding LrgB family protein yields MRELLLSNPYWAILLTLVAYLAGIWIQRKTCCTLLQPILVCSVLLIAFLMITGISFEEYNEKSQFLNFILPLTAVVLAVPLYRNLVILKKYAIPIFSGIFAGTLATILSLVAIGKIMGTKEIILISMLPKSATNPIAIEVSSQIGGIPSLTVAMVVIAGCFGAICGPEILKLMGITHPVAKGIAIGTLSHAVGTSRAFKEGQIEGSMSSLAIALAGMATAICAPIAAVIFF; encoded by the coding sequence ATGAGAGAATTATTATTGAGTAATCCATATTGGGCTATTTTATTAACTTTAGTCGCTTATTTGGCCGGAATCTGGATACAAAGAAAAACCTGCTGTACTTTACTTCAGCCTATATTAGTATGCTCTGTATTGTTGATTGCATTCTTGATGATTACAGGAATTTCTTTTGAAGAATATAATGAGAAGAGTCAATTTTTAAATTTCATTCTGCCATTAACTGCGGTAGTATTAGCAGTCCCGCTGTATCGGAATTTAGTAATTTTAAAAAAATATGCTATACCCATTTTTTCTGGTATTTTTGCAGGAACGCTTGCCACCATTTTAAGTTTAGTTGCAATTGGAAAAATAATGGGCACAAAAGAAATTATTTTAATCTCCATGCTGCCAAAAAGTGCGACAAATCCGATTGCAATAGAAGTCTCATCGCAAATAGGAGGAATTCCTTCATTGACAGTTGCAATGGTTGTGATTGCAGGCTGCTTTGGAGCGATATGCGGCCCTGAAATTTTAAAGTTGATGGGAATTACACATCCAGTTGCGAAAGGAATTGCAATTGGGACGCTATCCCATGCAGTAGGCACTTCAAGAGCTTTTAAGGAAGGACAAATTGAAGGTTCCATGAGCAGTTTGGCCATTGCTTTAGCCGGAATGGCGACTGCAATCTGTGCGCCGATTGCAGCTGTAATTTTCTTTTAA
- the hisG gene encoding ATP phosphoribosyltransferase — MLNIALPKGRLGDQVYELLERIGYDCKSIYEENRKLVFENTENGVRYLLVKPSDVAIYVEHHAADIGIVGKDILLEYQPDVYELLDLNLGKCRIAVAAKNDYVEDKDRTLRVATKFVNIAKAYYAGVNRDIDIIKLNGSIELAPILGLSDVIVDIVESGNTIRENNLKIVDEFKQVSARLIANKSSYLFKNEMIGQMVEKLQGMV; from the coding sequence ATGTTAAACATAGCATTGCCGAAAGGGCGTCTGGGAGACCAGGTATATGAACTGCTGGAACGCATTGGATATGATTGTAAAAGCATCTATGAGGAAAATAGAAAGCTCGTATTTGAAAATACAGAAAACGGTGTTCGATACCTACTTGTCAAACCAAGTGATGTGGCTATATATGTTGAGCATCACGCTGCTGATATTGGAATTGTGGGAAAAGATATTTTACTAGAATATCAGCCGGATGTCTATGAGCTTTTAGATTTAAATTTAGGGAAATGCCGTATAGCGGTGGCAGCAAAGAATGATTATGTGGAAGATAAGGATCGGACTTTGCGTGTTGCGACCAAATTTGTGAACATAGCAAAGGCTTATTATGCGGGAGTTAATCGTGATATTGACATCATCAAGCTGAATGGAAGCATAGAACTGGCCCCGATTTTAGGACTTTCGGATGTGATTGTAGATATTGTAGAATCCGGAAATACCATTCGAGAAAACAACTTAAAAATTGTAGATGAATTTAAACAAGTCAGTGCGAGACTCATTGCGAATAAGAGCAGCTATTTATTTAAAAATGAAATGATTGGTCAAATGGTTGAAAAGCTGCAAGGAATGGTTTAA
- a CDS encoding M23 family metallopeptidase: MRLKNGNEYIPQQEEKKQSLQYTMIAVICVCLVLIGTVFAIRSYPQWMAKRGNNGIDLTNEQQKQQVVPNQDVVKQVPTVDSRDAGKPSESESNSGKKSAFISPVSGTIVKDFAMDVPIYSKTLDEFTVHAGIDIEAPLDTQVCAAAAGTVTKVYTDDRLGITIQITHEDGLISQYSNLSTNKMIEEGDVVKQGDVISGVGNTALFESLDAPHLHFEIQKNGEAQNPTSYIK, from the coding sequence ATGCGTTTAAAAAATGGAAATGAGTACATTCCTCAGCAGGAGGAAAAGAAACAAAGCTTACAATATACGATGATTGCAGTGATATGTGTATGCTTGGTTCTCATTGGAACCGTTTTTGCGATTCGCTCCTACCCACAATGGATGGCGAAGCGCGGAAATAACGGGATAGATCTGACAAATGAGCAACAAAAGCAGCAAGTAGTACCGAATCAAGATGTTGTAAAGCAAGTACCGACGGTAGACAGTCGAGATGCAGGCAAGCCAAGTGAGTCCGAAAGTAATTCAGGCAAAAAAAGTGCATTTATCAGTCCGGTAAGTGGGACGATTGTAAAGGATTTTGCAATGGATGTTCCGATTTATTCAAAAACATTAGATGAATTTACAGTACATGCAGGAATTGATATTGAAGCTCCTTTGGATACACAGGTATGCGCAGCAGCGGCGGGCACGGTAACTAAGGTCTATACCGATGATCGGCTTGGTATCACGATTCAAATCACGCATGAGGATGGATTGATCAGTCAGTATTCTAATTTAAGCACAAATAAGATGATAGAAGAGGGAGATGTAGTGAAGCAGGGGGATGTAATCAGCGGCGTCGGGAATACGGCTTTATTTGAAAGTCTGGATGCTCCACACTTGCATTTTGAGATTCAAAAAAATGGAGAAGCACAGAACCCTACTTCCTATATAAAGTAA
- a CDS encoding CidA/LrgA family protein: MYIKQLFILLSALFVGYIASEGLGIPIPSNVIGLLLLLFALLFGLIELKDVEDTADFIIRHLALFFVAPTVGLMLYFDLMRESFLQIAVPLFISILIGYFVAGKVTQTVIEIQSKIVARKEKR, from the coding sequence TTGTATATTAAACAGCTTTTTATCCTTTTGAGTGCATTGTTTGTTGGATACATAGCATCGGAAGGACTTGGAATTCCGATTCCGTCAAATGTTATAGGATTGTTGCTGCTGCTTTTTGCATTGCTATTTGGTTTGATAGAACTAAAAGATGTAGAAGATACGGCTGATTTTATCATTAGACATCTGGCATTATTTTTTGTGGCACCTACTGTGGGATTGATGCTATATTTTGATTTAATGAGAGAATCCTTTTTGCAAATCGCGGTTCCTCTATTTATCTCAATCCTGATCGGCTATTTTGTAGCTGGAAAAGTTACGCAAACAGTGATTGAAATACAGTCAAAGATAGTTGCAAGGAAGGAGAAACGATGA
- a CDS encoding aminotransferase class I/II-fold pyridoxal phosphate-dependent enzyme, whose product MSKLIMAQENKRIMGGPDKIFGVSNLAKKRIAEIGKDNVVNSTIGALLDDEGNLIVLSSVVDVLKDLAPKDYAEYAPIAGTPEYIDTVKKAVFGNYNPKGYVEACATPGGTGAIRNAIQNYTKRGDTVLTSDWHWSPYGTIAAEIERRLETYTLFDKEQKFNDSSFDEKLNQILKAQDETVVIINTPAHNPTGYTFTLEDWDKVNRSLKNAAKNKDKKITLLVDIAYLDFSGDADQYRAFFSKLEDFPDNILVLIAFSASKGYTLYGMRCGAILCMTPNKDIADEFKMVATFSSRASWSNGTRASMVVLSRIFADKALLSKVTEERNEYLSMLIKRGNIFMHAAKECNLTTCPFDSGFFITIPCKNADQIGEELQKSNIFVIPIGDGIRISIASISEEACSYIPAKIAAAVSKY is encoded by the coding sequence ATGTCAAAATTGATTATGGCACAGGAAAACAAAAGAATCATGGGCGGCCCGGATAAAATCTTTGGGGTGAGCAATTTAGCAAAAAAAAGAATTGCTGAAATTGGTAAAGACAATGTAGTGAATTCAACCATTGGCGCTTTATTAGATGATGAAGGAAATTTGATCGTTTTATCTTCTGTTGTCGATGTCTTAAAAGACCTCGCACCAAAAGACTATGCAGAATACGCTCCAATTGCAGGGACCCCTGAATACATTGATACCGTGAAAAAAGCCGTATTCGGAAACTATAACCCAAAAGGATACGTTGAAGCATGTGCAACGCCAGGCGGGACCGGTGCTATAAGAAATGCCATCCAAAATTATACAAAAAGAGGAGACACGGTTTTGACTTCCGATTGGCATTGGAGCCCTTACGGTACGATTGCAGCTGAAATTGAGCGTAGGCTAGAGACTTATACTCTATTTGATAAAGAACAAAAATTTAATGACAGCTCCTTTGATGAAAAACTAAATCAGATTTTAAAAGCTCAGGATGAAACAGTTGTTATAATCAACACCCCAGCACACAATCCAACCGGATATACCTTTACTCTAGAGGACTGGGATAAAGTAAACAGAAGTCTAAAAAATGCGGCTAAAAATAAAGATAAAAAAATTACACTTCTCGTTGACATCGCTTACTTAGATTTTTCTGGCGATGCAGACCAATACCGTGCGTTCTTTTCAAAATTAGAAGATTTTCCGGATAATATTTTAGTCCTCATTGCATTTAGTGCTTCAAAAGGATATACCTTATATGGGATGCGCTGTGGTGCAATCCTTTGTATGACGCCAAATAAAGATATTGCCGATGAATTCAAAATGGTAGCTACCTTCTCCAGCCGAGCTTCTTGGTCAAACGGCACACGTGCGTCTATGGTCGTACTGTCTCGAATATTTGCTGATAAAGCGCTTCTTTCCAAAGTGACTGAAGAGCGTAATGAATATCTTTCAATGCTGATCAAAAGAGGCAACATTTTTATGCATGCTGCTAAGGAATGTAATTTGACAACCTGCCCGTTTGATTCGGGTTTTTTCATTACTATTCCATGTAAGAATGCGGATCAAATTGGTGAAGAACTTCAAAAATCGAATATTTTTGTCATTCCAATCGGTGATGGAATTCGTATATCCATTGCTTCTATTTCTGAAGAAGCCTGTTCCTATATTCCTGCAAAAATTGCAGCAGCAGTTTCAAAATATTAG
- the hisB gene encoding imidazoleglycerol-phosphate dehydratase HisB, which yields MRKSRIIRETKETKIELELNLDGSGIYQINTGCGFLNHMLDLFAKHGRFDLRIACKGDVEVDDHHTVEDVGIALGSAFMQAVGEKRGIRRYGNFLLPMDEALILCALDISGRSSLVFDAAIPTQKVGTFDTELVQEFLLGFCRAFGLTLHVKQLAGENSHHIIEAIFKSLGRALNQAISIDINYKDEIPSTKGSL from the coding sequence ATGCGAAAGAGCAGAATTATCAGAGAGACAAAAGAGACAAAAATTGAATTGGAATTAAACTTGGACGGTAGCGGGATTTATCAAATTAATACAGGCTGTGGATTTTTAAATCATATGCTGGACTTGTTTGCAAAGCATGGAAGGTTCGATTTGCGAATTGCCTGTAAGGGCGATGTCGAGGTAGACGACCATCATACGGTGGAGGATGTCGGCATTGCACTCGGAAGTGCATTTATGCAGGCAGTCGGTGAAAAGCGGGGCATACGGCGTTATGGAAATTTTCTATTGCCAATGGATGAAGCTTTGATTTTGTGTGCACTGGATATCAGCGGAAGATCTTCCTTAGTCTTTGATGCGGCGATTCCGACGCAGAAAGTCGGAACCTTTGATACGGAATTAGTCCAGGAGTTTTTGCTTGGATTTTGCAGAGCGTTTGGTCTCACCTTACATGTAAAGCAATTGGCAGGCGAAAACAGTCACCATATTATTGAAGCGATCTTTAAGAGCTTGGGAAGAGCCTTGAATCAAGCAATTTCAATTGATATAAATTATAAAGATGAGATTCCATCCACAAAAGGGAGTTTATAG
- the hisH gene encoding imidazole glycerol phosphate synthase subunit HisH, which yields MIAIIDYGVGNLFSLRCSLDYLKLESIITNREEDILKADRILLPGVGAFSDAIQKLRNTGLVDVIKSETEKGKPLLGICLGMQLLFEKSFEFGEHQGLGLIKGEISSLKSVVSDSLKIPHIGWNRLQRKKEHPLLKYTKEGDYVYYVHSFYADNCVESIRAVSEYQIEIPGAVAYKNICGTQFHPEKSGEAGLRILQAFAELS from the coding sequence ATGATCGCAATAATTGATTACGGCGTAGGGAATTTATTTTCTTTGCGTTGTTCTTTGGACTATTTGAAGCTTGAAAGTATCATTACCAATCGAGAAGAAGATATTTTGAAAGCAGATCGTATCCTGCTGCCCGGAGTCGGAGCCTTTTCAGATGCGATTCAAAAACTGAGAAATACAGGGCTGGTTGACGTAATTAAGAGTGAGACGGAGAAAGGAAAACCTCTCTTGGGAATTTGCCTCGGCATGCAGCTTCTGTTTGAAAAAAGCTTCGAGTTTGGAGAGCATCAAGGCTTAGGGTTAATCAAGGGGGAGATTTCTTCTTTGAAGTCAGTTGTTTCCGATTCCTTGAAGATTCCACATATTGGCTGGAATCGATTGCAGAGGAAAAAGGAGCATCCACTCTTAAAATATACAAAAGAGGGCGATTACGTTTATTATGTGCATAGTTTTTATGCGGACAATTGTGTGGAAAGTATACGGGCCGTTTCGGAATACCAAATAGAAATACCGGGAGCAGTTGCATATAAAAACATATGCGGGACACAATTCCATCCGGAAAAGAGCGGAGAGGCAGGGCTTCGAATCTTGCAGGCTTTTGCAGAATTATCATAG